Genomic DNA from Candidatus Cloacimonadota bacterium:
GCGTGTTCCGCTTCGATCCAGCCACCGGGCAGGAAACGCTGCTGTTCAACAACACCAGCATCAACGACAGTTACGGCATGGGGCACGACGGCCAGCACCTCTGGATCACCGATCACGGCACTTCGTCCTCGGCCCCGGCCTACGCCCTGAAGCTTGATCTCACGGGGAACATCGTATCCCAGTTCAATCTGCCGGACCACTATATGTCTGGCATCGCCCCTGACAACGGCGATTTTTGGGTGATGACCTACTACCCGGACCCCGGCACGGTGTACAAAGTGAATTCCACCGGTAGCGTGCTGCAGCAATTCACCCCGCCCAACAACCAGCCCTGGGACATCTGCAAAGAAGGCGCGAATCTTTGGATAGCTGATTACAACGCCAACATGATCTACAAGGTATCCCAGGCGGGCGCGCTCCTGGAAGACCATGCTTCCGAAATCCAGCGTCCTGCCGGGATCACTTTCGACGGCCAGCATCTGTGGTATCTGGCCGGCCCGCTGAGCGCGCCCAGCACGCTTTACAAGGTGGATCTGAGCGGCACCGGGACGCCGGAGATAGATGTTTCCTTCGAAGAACATTACTTTGGCAATGTGATCATCGGCCAGAGCGCCACGGCGAACATCACCATCTTCAACAGCGGCACGGGCGACCTGGTGCTGGGCAACATCACCTTCCAGAGCGAGGTTTTCGCGCACAACGCCACTTTACCCCAAACTCTGGCCCCCGGTGAAAGCACGGTGGTGGCGGTCTCTTTTACGCCCAACAACTGGGGTGAATTTACCGATCTGATGAGCATCCATTCCAACGACCCGATCACGCCGGCCAAAACGGTGGAACTAAGCGGATACGGGGTGTTTGCCACAGCGCACATAAATGCCTCCCCCGCGGCCCAGGATTACGGCACGGTGAGGATCAACGCCGACACGGGCAGGTTTTTCACCCTCAGCAACCAGGGCCTGACGGACCTGCAGATCAACAGCGTCAGTTTTTCCGATCCGGCCTTTTACATCGACGGTTCGGTGCAGCTGCCGCTCAGCCTGGCCACCCGCGAGGAATATGAGCTGCGGATCTGGTTTTCACCCGGATCGCAGGGCCAGTTCACAGCCACAGCCAGCGTGGGCAGCAACGACAGCGGCAATCCGCAACAAACGCTTGATCTGTCGGGATCGGGGCAAACGCAGAACCTCGCGATGGGGGCCCCGCTGTGGGAATATCAGATCCTGGACGGGGTTTCCACCAACATCCGCGCGATCAAGCCCATCCCGGATATCTGGGGCAACGGCCTGGACGACGTGGTGGTCTGCGGCGAGGATTATCATGTGCGCGCCTACAACGGCAATTCCAGCGGCACGGCGGACGTGATCTGGGAACATTTCATCTATTCCGGGCCCGTGTCTTATTACCGGGGCCTGTCCATCAGCGGGGACCTGAACGGTGACGGCGTCGCGGACGTTGTGGTGGGAACGGCCGGCGGGGACAAATCCGTGCGGGCTCTTTCCGGCAGGAACGGAACTCCGCTTTGGACCTTCAACACCAATATCTACGGAAACGGCGGCGCGGTTTACCAGGTGGACGCCAAACGCGATTTCACCAATGACGGGATCCCGGACGTGCTGGCGGCAACCGGAGACGACATTTACGAACAGGGCCCCAAAAGGATATTTTTGCTCAACGGCGCCACCGGCACCATGATCTGGGAACGCTACGCGCAGGGTCCGGCCTTTGCCGTGATCAGCATTGCCGATTTCACCGGGGACGGGGTTCCGGACGCGCTGGCTGGAGCTTCCAACGAAGCCGAGACCCAAGCCCGCGTGCACGGTATCAACGGGGCCACGGGAGCCATCCAGTGGACGGTTCAGCCTGCTGGAACCTCAGTCTGGGCGTTGGGCCAGATCGACGATGTGAACGCTGACGGATTCGCGGACGTGATCGTGGGCTCCTTCCAGGGCGGAGGTAATTATTACGCGCTGAACGCCACCACCGGCGCCACCCTGTGGTCGGAATCGACCGGTGCGTCTCTGGTGATGCAGTTTGAACCCATGGGAGATGTGAACGGCGATGGCTACACCGACATTGCCATCGGCCACGTGGCCCCGCATACAGCAGTTATCAGCGGCCTGAACGGCCAGTATCTCTGGTCTCAGGCCACAGCCGACAACGCCTGGTATCTGGCCAACGGCGGCGACCTCACCGGCGACGGCATCAACGACCTGTTTGTGGGCACCCTCTATCAGAGCAACGCCGCCTACTTCATCGAAGGGACGGCCGGCACCATCCTGTCCACGCTCTGGACCGGTACACCGGTGGACGCCATCGGCGCCATACCCGATGTGACGGGAGACAATTCCAAAGAGATGATCGTGGGTGGCAGGGACGGCACCATCCGTTGCTATTCCGGAGGTCCGGTAACCCTTCCCAATCCCGGTTTCATCGCCGGTAATGTTTCCATTGCGGCCGGACCCGGAGCGGTCACGGAGGTTTTGGTGACGGCCGGAACGGCCAGCGCCAGTCCCAATGCAGACGGAGACTATCTGCTGAGCCTGGAGCCCGGGACCTACACCGTAACGGTATCCCTCACCGGCTACCACGCGGACCCGATCCCCAACGTGACCGTGCTGGCGGGAATCACCACCCCGGACATCGATTTCGCCCTGCAGATGCTGCCTTTGCAGCCGCCGGTCAATCTGGCCGTGGATGCCGTGACCGGTATTTTCAACTGGGAACAGCCAGCCTCATCGCATCAGTATTATCCCGGCAGCTACAAGGTTTTTCTGGACGGAGCCCTGCTGGGAATCACTGAAGAACTGGACTGGACCTTTACCGGACTGATCCCCAACACCGCTTACACCGCGGGTGTGGCAGGGATCTATCCCACCGGGGAATCGGAACCCGCGACCCTCGAATTCACCTTCACCGGAGTGGGGATCGAGGAACCCGTTCCCCTGGTCACCAAGCTGCACGGCAATTTCCCCAATCCCTTCAATCCCACCACCACTCTGCATTTCTCTTTGGAAAAATCCACGTTCGTGAGCCTGGAGATATTCAATGTAAAAGGCGAAAGGGTGAGGCAACTGGTGGAAGCGGAGCTCGACAGCGGCAATCACTTCCGGACCTGGGATGGCAGGGACGACGCGAATCAGCCGCAGGGAAGCGGGATCTACTTCTACCGGTTCACGGCCGGTGATTACCGCGAAACGAGCAGGATGCTGCTTTTGAAATAGGCGCGGGCAGCAGTCAGTTTGGCTCAGCCGGTTCCCTTGTTCAGGAGCCGGCTTCCTTTTTTCCCACGGGAGCCACGTAGATCACGAATTCCTCCTCACCGTCCAGGCCCAGGCTGGCGTTCATCATTTCATCCATGAAGGCCCCGATCATGCAGGCCCCGGCACCCACGGCCTCGGCAGCCAGATGGATGTTTTGGCCCCAATGCCCGGCATCAACATACAGATAGCGGTAGGAGCGCTGCTGATAGCGCCAGACAGCGCGGTAGGGCCTTGCGCTGAGGATGAAGGTGACGGCGGAATCCGCCACCATCTGCTGTCCCATGCAACCTTCCAGAACTTGCTCCGCGATGTCTTCCGGCGCTTCCAGCCTGATCAGGCCGTGCTTCAGCGGGTGATACCAGTAAAGTCCGGGGGTGAGGTTGGCCACATTGTTGATGAGTAGATAGCACTCAAAGGGATGGCGGCTGCCGGCGGAGGGGACGTTGCGGAAGGTGACCTCAATGTTTTTGCCGCTGCGGAAATCGCGCGCCCAGCAGGAAGCCCAGAGCAGGAAGGAAAGTTCTTCCAGGGAAAGGGCCTGGGCGGCATATTTGCGCAGGCTGCGGCGCTGGCTGATCGCCTGGCGCAGAGTGAGTTCCGGCACAGGGATGCGTTCCACGGCCGGAAGCTGGATGATCTCTCCGGAGCGGACCTTCACCGCTTCCGGACAGGGCTTGCCCTGTTCCTGATCGCTGCTGCCGCCATAGACATAGCGGGTGAGGCGCACGAAATCCGGGCCGATGGTGGCCGCGCGGTCCAGTTCCGGCTTGATTTCCGCCACGGCCGCAGAACAGCTTTGCTCAAGCTTATCAAACTCTTCCGCGCTCAGCTTGAGCTCGGCCATGATCTCCTCGCGGCTGGAGCCGCGGACTTTGTGGAAGATGAATTCAAAGTTGGTCATATCCATGTTTTTACTCCTCTCAGTCACCCAGGCAAATGCCCAGTCCGCGCGCGGTGCGCACCAGTCCGGATTCCGGGTCCACATGGTTGTAGGTTTTGATGGCGTCGGCCAGGGGTACCGCAACGATTTCTGGATGACGGTATGAGGCCATTTGCCCCCATTTTTGCTGCAGCACCATTTCGAAAGCCATCACGCCAAATTGCGAGGCCAGAACTCGGTCGAAGGAGTTGGGCCGTCCTCCACGCTGCAAATGGCCGAGGATGGTTTCGCGGATCTCGATGGAGCAGCCGGCGTCCTTGAGTTCCTGGGAAAGTCGCAGTCCGGCTCCGCCGAGGCGGATGGGCATGGCGCCGGGATCTTCTCTGGCGGTGTAGCTCATGGTTCCGGCCAGGGGTTTGGCGCCTTCGGCGATAACAATGTTGGCGAAGCCCTTGCCAGAGGTGATGCGGCGGTTGAGGGCCTCCATCACGGATGTGATGTCATAATCGATCTCAGGGATGAGGCAGACCTCAGCGCCGCCCGCGATGGAGGCGTGCAGCGCGATCCAGCCGGCATAGCGGCCCATCACCTCCAGGATCAGCACGCGGTGATGGCTGGCGGCTGTGGTCACCAGCTTGTCCACTGCATCGGTGGCGGCGTCAACGGCGGTTTGGAAGCCAAAGGTGAAATCGGTGTCGGAGAGGTCGTTGTCGATGGTCTTGGGTACGCCGATCACGGGGCAGCCCAGCTCATAAAGGCCTTGGGAGATGCGCTGGGAGCCGTCACCGCCGATGTTGATCACAGCGCTGATGTTCTGGGCGCGGAGGCGTTCGATGAGGTCGGCGCTCCGGTCCATGGTGGTCCAGGAGCCGTCCGGGTTCTGCACAGGCCAGTTGAAGGGTCCGCCACGGTTGGTGGTGCCGATGATGGTGCCGCCCTGAACGTGGATGCCGGCCACGGTTTTGGGCGTGAGTTCCACCAGTTGCATGGGATCAAGCAGGATGCCGTTGAAGGCGTCGATGCTGCCCAGAACTTCCCAGTCCGGTTCAAAAGCGGCGCGTTTGACTATGGCACGGATAACGGCGTTGAGGCCGGGGCAGTCTCCGCCTCCGGTAACGATCAGCAGCCTTTTTTTCATTTGTTACTCCAATTGGCTAAAAATTCAGGGGCGCGGCTCAGCCATGAGCCTCGATTGTGCCTTGATAAACTGCCCGGTTGGCCTCGATGATCTCTTCCAGAGAGGGTTCCGGTTTATTCGGCCAGGTCTCCACCGTGGCGGAGCAGATGTGATGGATTTGTGGAAACGTGATCTTTTCCTCCAGAAACAGGCGTAGGGCGGCCTCGTTGGCACTGTTCAGCACCGTGGGCAGGATGCCGCCGCTTTTAGCCACCTCAAGCCCAAGATAATAAAGGGGATAGCGTTCCGGCGGAACCGACGCGAAATCAAGCCGCGAGAGGCTCAACAGATCGGTTGGCACCAGTGAAGAGGGCCAGCGCTGGGGCCAAGACAGCGCGTAAAGGATGGGCAGTTTCATGTCCGGAGCGCTAAGCTGGGCCAGGATCGACCCATCCACGAACTCCACCAGGGAATGGATCACGGACTGCGGATGCAGTACGGCGCTGATCCTCTCGTAAGGAAGCCCGAACAGCCAGCGCGCCTCCATCACCTCCAGGGCCTTGTTGAACATGGTGGCGCTGTCGAGGGTCACTTTCGCGCCCATCGACCAGTTTGGATGCTTTAGTGCCTGTTGGGGCGTGACCCTGGGAAAATCTTCGAGGGGCAGGTCGCGGAAAGAGCCGCCGGAAGCTGTGATGTGGATATGCCTGATCTCGTGGGCGGAATGAGCGCCGATGGCCTGGAAAATGGCGCTGTGTTCGCTGTCCACGGGCAGCAGTTGCACTTGGTGGGCCTCGATCAGCGGCATCAGCAAATGCCCCGCCATCACCAGAGATTCCTTGTTGGCCAAGGCCAGCCGGGCCTTTTTCTTCGCGATGGCAAAGCTGGCGCGAAGTCCGGCCGAACCGCTGATGGCGTTCAGGGCTACATCGTAGTCCTCATCCCGCAAGGCTTTGAGCAGTTCCTCTTCGCCGAAATACAGTTTCAGATCGGAATACTTTTGCCGCAGCGACGCCTGCTCCGCGGGATCTGTGATGCCCGTGAGAATGGCTGTGGAAACCGAGAATTCCCGGCAGATGGCGGCGAGTTTGGCGGCGTCCGTGTGGGCTGAAACAAGGCTGAGGGTGATGTGGGAGGGTTGCTCGCGCAGCACGGCCAGGGTGGACGAGCCGATGGAGCCCGTGGCACCCAGCAGGGCGAGTTTGCTTACCATGTGTAGCTGAGTGACAGCCGCTGCGAGGACCCCAGTTCATCAGCCGAGCCGTTGCGCCAGGCGAAATCGATGCCCAAGGCCTTGTAACGCACTCCCAGTCCGGCAGTGAAACAGTCCGTGTCCCAGCCGGCCATCACGTTGAGCGCGGGGATGGGGTTAACCAGAACCCCGGCATGAAAGTCCGCGCTGACAGGCCCGGCAGCCACATTGGAGGCCTCGCCGCGGTCTTCCGCAAAGATCTGGGTACGCAGGGCCAGGTGGACGGGGATCTCTTTGAAGGGGGCGAAGCCGTAGCCTAGTTCCAGGTCCAGATTGGGAATGGCGATCTCATGGGTGCCGTTGGCCCAGATGAGCTGGGTGGAAAAGAAATCTCGCAGGTTGGCCGCGGCCCGGAAGCCTTTGCCGGCGTTCCAGAGCAATCCGAGGTCGGCGCCGATCCCGAATCCGGAGTTTTCCGCCAGACTGCGGTAGGCCAGTTTTGGTGTCAGGCCCAGATGCAGATTGTCCCGCAGCGAGCGGGCCAGGCTGCCGTAAACGATCACATCGTGGTTACCCACGGTTTTCCAAACCTCGGGGCGGTTGGCGTTGCTGAGGCTGTCCGCGGGGTTTTCCAGCTGGGTGAGCTTGATCTCGTCGATGCCCAGATGATTGATCTGGAGCGAGGTGCGGGTCTTGGTGCCGAACACCGCGCCCAACTGGTTTTGCTGCATCAGGCCCTCAAAGTGTTCCACCCGCATCAGTTCCACTCCGCTGAAACCGGGTTCGGCCAGCAGCGCGGGATTCCACCAGCCCGCGGCCAAAGAATTGCCGTAAGTGAGGCCGGTGTTGCCCATTGCCTGATTTTGCACGCCGGAGGAGAGCTGAAAGATCTCGCCCGCGTATTTCGTGGCTCCCAGCAGCGCCGTGAGCGCCAGGAAGAGAATGGCTGTGTATGGTTTTTTCATGAATCTTACCTATGCGGACAAGATAAGCCGGACCGCGCTTTTGGTAAAGTAATTTATTTTCGGGGGAGGCGTCAACTGCCCAAAATTCCCAGCAACACGCCCGCGGCGACGGCGGAGCCGACCACCCCGGCCACGTTGGGGGCCATGGCGTGCATCAGCAGATAGTTGGTGGGATCGTATTTCTGCCCCATCACTTGGGAAACGCGCGCGCTGGCCGGAACGGCGGAAACGCCGGCGTTGCCAATGAGGGGGTTGATCTTGTCTTTCACAAAGAGGTTCATGAATTTGGCGAACAGTACGCCGGTGGCCGTGGCCACAGCAAAGGCGAAAGCGCCCAGGAAAAATATCCCCAGCGCCTGCGGGGTCAGAAACACGTCGGCCGTGGTTTTGGCACCCACGGTGAAGCCCACCAGCACGGTCACGATATCGATCAGCGAGGTCCGGGCGGTGAGGGCGAGGCGTTCCGTGACGCCGCATTCTTTCAGCAAATTGCCCAAAAAGAGCATGGCCAGCAGCACCACGCCGCCGGGCGCAATCACGGCCGTAACCAGAAAGGTGATCACGGGGAAGAAGATCTTTTCTTTTTTGGAAACCTGGCGGGGCGGCTTCATTCGGATCAGACGCTCTTTGGGGGTGGTGAGCAGCTTCATGATCGGCGGCTGGATCACCGGCACCAGGGCCATGTAGGAATAGGCGGCCAGGGCGATGGGGCCGATCAGGTGCGGGGCCAGTTTGGAGGATAGGAAGATGGAGGTGGGTCCGTCCGCGCCGCCGATGATGCCGATGGAGGCAGCTTCCAAAACGTTGAAACCGAGCAGCAGGGCGCCCAAAAAGGTGCCGAAAATGCCCACCTGGGCCGCCGCGCCCAGCAGGATCAGCTTGGGATTGGCGATCAGGGTGGAAAAGTCGGTCATGGCGCCGATCCCCAGGAAGATCAGAGCGGGAAAGATGCCCTTGCTAACACCGAAGTAGAGGTAGTTCAGCACGCTGCCTTCGCTCACCACGCCCAGGCCTTGCTCCAGCATGCCGGGAATGTTGCCCACGATGATGCCGAAACCGATCGGCACCAGCAGCAGCGGCTCGAAGCCTTTCACGATGGCCAGGTAGATGAAAACTATCCCGGCCAGGATCATCACCGTGTTGCCCCAAGTGAAACTCACAAAGCCGGTGGTGTTCAGGATCTGAAGAAATTCCTGCATGCTCAGGCCTCCAGCTCGATCAACGGATCGCCTTCCTGCACGTTGTCGCCTTTCTGGACGTGCACCTTGAGGACCTTGCCGCTCAGGTTGCTGTGGATCTCGGATTCCATTTTCATCGCCTCCAAGATCAGCAGGGTCTGGTCTTCCCGCACAAACTCGCCTGGCCGCACCTTCACCTCGATGATGTTGCCGGGCAGCGGGGCGCGCACGATCCTGTCCGCGGGGGCCGTTTTGGCTGGGGGCAAGTTTTGCGGGCGGGCGGGTTTGGCCTGTTCCTTGATCTCGATGCCGCTCAGCGTCATCAGCAGATCGCCTTCCTGGACGGGCGCGCGGTCTTTCACGTGGATCTTTTCCACCACGCAATCCACCGGCGCGGCGATCTCGGATTCCATCTTCATCGCTTCCAGCACCAATATGGTCTGGCCTTTTTTAACGGTCTCGCCTTCCTTCACGCGGAGCGAGGCGATCACGCCGGGCAACGGCGCGCGGACCTCGCCGGTGCCTGAGGCAAAGTCGCTGGAAAACGCGGGCGCCAGCGGAACGGCCTGTTCCTGTTGTGGCAGCACCGGCACCTGGGGCAGGGCGTCATCTTCGATCTGGATCAGATAATCAGTGCCGTTGATGTTTATCTTGGCGTGGCTGGTAGTGTATTCCAGCACCCGGGCTTCATAGCGCTGCCCGCCTATGATCAGTTTATAGGTTTTCATGATTCAACTCCTCTTGCGCAGGATTTCCCGGTTGGGCATGTTCAGCATCACGCTGCCCCGCCACTGGTCGGAACCTGCGCGGCGGAAGGTGAGCAGCAGCCGGCGCCGCTCCTCGATGTCGTGTTTGTGCAGGTGCAGCGCGGTGATGGCGGCCGCGATCACGTCTGCGTTCATGTCCACCGGCCGGGCCTTAACCTTGCCTGAGGGTGTGAGCACCAGGGCGCTGTCCGTTTTTTTGGGCTTGGCATTCAGGTGTTTCAGCTGGCTGATCACCAGGGCGGTGAGGGCCAGGGCAGAAAACACGATCAGCACGCCGAAGCCGAGGATCGAGAGCCCGAACCCCATCTTGTTGTCATTGAAATCGTTTTCGAAGGTCACCAGCTCTTCCGGCGTGCGGTTCAGCGCCTGCAGGGAATAGTTGTCAAAGCTTTTATCGGCGCTGTCGATGCCTGCGAACTGGCGCAGCTTCTTCACCGGCAGCTGTTTCTGCGCGGCCAGCTCGCCGATGCTGCTCAGTTCCGTGAAGCCATAGATGCTGTATTGCTGCGCCAGCAAGGCCCGGAAGGGCGTGATGCCCAGCCGGCGCAGGCTCATCCTGTCCAGCACTTCATTTTTGGGCTCGATGCCCAGATACTCTTTCCAGCGCTCCAGGTCCCTGATCTCCAGTTTGGCGGCCACGTCGGCCAGCTTGTCCGTGTCCTTGAAGCCATAGGCGCTGATCACCTCGCTTTCCCGCAGCTGCAGCAGGCTGTCGGACATCGCCTGGATCTGCAGTTGCAGGTCTTCGAAGCTGGGTTCCTCCACTTCCTGGGCCGCCAGCCCGAGGCAGAGCGGCAGCAACAGGAGGACGAAAATGATTCTCTTGCTCATGGCTTAAAGCGGTATGTTGCCATGCTTGCGCGGCGGGATGCTGTCCTTTTTGTTGGCCAGCATTTCCAGGGCCCGGATGAGGCGGAAGCGCGTACGCGAGGGCTCGATGATGTCGTCGATATAGCCCCGCTCGGCCGCGGCAAAGGGATTGGCGAATTTCTCCGCGTATTCCTTCTCCCGCTCCAGCAGGGTCTGTTTGGGATCCGCTGAGGCCTGCGCCTCTTTGCGGAAGATCACTTCCACGGCGCCTTTGGGCCCCATCACGGCAATCTCCGCGCTGGGCCAGGCGTAAACCAGGTCCGCCCGCATGTGGCGGCTGTTCATCACGCAGTAGGCACCGCCGTAGGCTTTGCGCAGGATCACGGTGATCTTCGGCACGGTGGCTTCGGCGAAGGCGTAAAGCAGCTTGGCGCCGTTGCGGATGATGCCGTTGTGCTCCTGGCTGGTGCCGGGCAGGAAGCCGGGCACATCTTCCAGCACGATCAGCGGGATGTTGAAGGCATCGCAGAAGCGCACGAAGCGCGCGGCTTTGATGGAGGCGTCGATATCCAGCACCCCGGCCAGGATTTTGGGTTGGTTGGCCACGATGCCCACGGGAAAACCGTTCATCCGCGCGAAGCCCACCACCACGTTTGGGGCGAAATTCAGCATCACCTGCAGGAATTCGCGGTCATCCACGATCTCGTGGATCACGTCCAGGATGTCATAGGGCTTGTTGGGGTTTTCCGGGATGATTTCGTCCAGTGAGGCGCAGACGCGGTCCACCGGATCGTGGGACGGCACATAGGGCGGGTCTTCCATGTTGTTCGAAGGCAGGTAGCTTAGCAGTTTTTTGATCAGCAGCAGGGTCTCTTCCTCGCTGTTGGTGATAAAATGCGCCACCCCGCTCTTGCTGGAATGCACTCCCGCGCCGCCCAGGTCGGCGGTGGTCACCGTCTCGTTCAGAACGGTTTTCACCACCTTGGGCCCGGTCACGAACATGTAGCTGTTGCGCTTTTCCATCATCACAAAGTCTGTGATGGCAGGAGAATAGACAGCTCCGCCGGCGCAGGGGCCAAGGATGGCGGAGATCTGCGGGACCACCCCGCTGGCCATCACGTTGCGCCAAAAGATCTCGGCATAGCCGGCCAGAGCGTCGATCCCTTCCTGGATGCGCGCTCCGCCGCTGTCGTTGAGCCCGATCACCGGGCAGCCGTTCTTCAGCGCCATGTCCATGATCTTGCAGATCTTTTCGGCGTAGGTCTTGGAGAGCGAGCCGCCGAAAACTGTGAAATCCTGCGCGAACAGATAGACCAAACGCCCGTTGATGGTGGCGCTGCCGGTAATTACGCCGTCACCGGGATAGACCTGTTCGTCCATGCCGAAATTCACGCAGCGGTGCGTTACAAAGAGGTCAAACTCCTCAAAACTATCGGGATCCACCAGCTGTTCGATCCGCTCGCGAGCGGTGAGTTTGCCCTTGTCATGCTGTTCCCGCACTCGTTTCTCGCCGCCGCCAAGGGTCGCCGCGTCGCGCTTTTCCCTCAGTTTAATGATCTGGGTTGTCATGTTTCAGTCCTTGATTTGGATGATGCTTTCAGATATCCTGCCCGGGAGCGTTATCACTTCCCGGAGCCAGTCGTTCGGGAGCCAGTTTATTCAACTCCGTTATTTCGTAAAGGTTTATTATTCCTGCTACGAAGTCCTGCCAGGTGTCGCTGTCTTCCCGGATCAACGCAAGCGCAGGGTTTTGAAGAGCTTGCGTTCGCCGGAGGCCCTCAATTCCAGCAGATACACGCCGGCGGCCACCGGGACGCCGTTTTGGTCGCGGCCGTCCCAAACGAACTGACTGTTGCCTTTGGCGCCGGAACTTCCTCGAAAGCCGGCTATCCGCTGCCCGCGAATGTTATGGATGTCTATCTCCACCCTCTCGCCTGCTCTGGCGGTTTGGCAGTTGATCCGCAGCTCCGCGGCAAAGGGATTGGGCGCGCAGCTCAGAGTGACGCTGACCGCGGGGCTCAGACCGTCGTCAACCTCCACTCCGGGATAGAGTTCCGGGATGATCTGGCTCAGGAAGTCCCTGACCTCGTCCTGCAGCATGAAATAGAGCGGAAAGCCCAACAGCGCCAGGGTTCCGCCGGCTTGAGCCCGGATCGCCAGCGGCTCGTTGTCGTTCACTCCGGCGTTCACGATCTCCGCCCGGTAGAGTGGGTCCGCCGCTCCCGCGAAGACATAGCTCATCGGCAGCATCCCGTTCCAGGGCGTCGCCAGCTTGGCCGGGTCCGGATGCAGGTCGGGATAGATGTCACTTTGCGCGGAAACCAGCACGGCGGAGTTGTTCAGTAGCGGTGTGATGCCCGGCAGGAAGCGGTTCAGAAAAGCGCTGTCGAACTGGCTGGGGTATTTCCAGCCGGAGATCAGCAGGGTCCCGCCGCTGAGCACGTAGCTGCCCAGCAGGTTTTGGTAGTCGATTATGTGCATGTCTGAAAAATCGTCGCAGTGCCAGAGGATGAAGGGATGGTGGCTCAGCTGGCTTAGGCTGAGCTGGTTTTGGCTCTCCAGGTCCCGCACCGTGTGGGCAAAATCGCCCAGAACATAGGCGTAGAAATCATCCACCATCTGGTCGGTGGGCGAAATGTTGGCTCCGTTGCCATGCCTGGTCTCGTCCACCAGCAGAAACCCCTGGTCGAAGGGAAAGTCGATCGGCGTGGTCACCATCCGATTGGAGGGCAGGCTGAGAAAGCCCTCCAGGTCCACCGCGGTCACGTAGTATTGATAGCTGTGGCCGTTGGTCACGGTGACGTCTGTGTAGTTCAGAGTGTTTAGCGGCGTGTCCGTCAAGCGGATGAACTCTCCGTCCGGAAACAGCTGGCGGAAAACGTGGTAACCTGCCAGCGGGATGCCGCCGCCAAAGGGATTCCAGCTCAGGTCCACGGCGCCGTCGTAAGCCAGGCAGGTGGCCAGTTGCAGCGTGTTTTGCGTGAAGGAGCGGGTCAGCACCCAGTGGTTGGGATCGATCTGAATGGTGCCAACGTCGTCGGAAAGCGCGATGGGAAAGTAGTTTGTGTAGCCTTCCGGGGTGGCCCTGACCACCACGGAGTCCGCCACCGCCGAGCCTGGAATGCTGATCGGCACGTCGATGTCGAAGAGCGTGGAAGTGGGGCTGGTGGTGGTGGCGAAGATCTTGGCCATCCCCGTATCGTTGTGCAGCACTGTGAAAGTGGCGTTGGGGATGCCCGGGGAGTAGATCCACTGTTGGAAAAACTGGCTCAGGTCTTCTCCTCCGGCCAGTTCGGCAAGGCCGATGAATTCCGCCGTGTTTATGTT
This window encodes:
- a CDS encoding choice-of-anchor D domain-containing protein — translated: MKYGMIAILLLVLACPAMAEWTIVGSYPISGKASGLASDGTYLYYGIYGSDGGRVFRFDPATGQETLLFNNTSINDSYGMGHDGQHLWITDHGTSSSAPAYALKLDLTGNIVSQFNLPDHYMSGIAPDNGDFWVMTYYPDPGTVYKVNSTGSVLQQFTPPNNQPWDICKEGANLWIADYNANMIYKVSQAGALLEDHASEIQRPAGITFDGQHLWYLAGPLSAPSTLYKVDLSGTGTPEIDVSFEEHYFGNVIIGQSATANITIFNSGTGDLVLGNITFQSEVFAHNATLPQTLAPGESTVVAVSFTPNNWGEFTDLMSIHSNDPITPAKTVELSGYGVFATAHINASPAAQDYGTVRINADTGRFFTLSNQGLTDLQINSVSFSDPAFYIDGSVQLPLSLATREEYELRIWFSPGSQGQFTATASVGSNDSGNPQQTLDLSGSGQTQNLAMGAPLWEYQILDGVSTNIRAIKPIPDIWGNGLDDVVVCGEDYHVRAYNGNSSGTADVIWEHFIYSGPVSYYRGLSISGDLNGDGVADVVVGTAGGDKSVRALSGRNGTPLWTFNTNIYGNGGAVYQVDAKRDFTNDGIPDVLAATGDDIYEQGPKRIFLLNGATGTMIWERYAQGPAFAVISIADFTGDGVPDALAGASNEAETQARVHGINGATGAIQWTVQPAGTSVWALGQIDDVNADGFADVIVGSFQGGGNYYALNATTGATLWSESTGASLVMQFEPMGDVNGDGYTDIAIGHVAPHTAVISGLNGQYLWSQATADNAWYLANGGDLTGDGINDLFVGTLYQSNAAYFIEGTAGTILSTLWTGTPVDAIGAIPDVTGDNSKEMIVGGRDGTIRCYSGGPVTLPNPGFIAGNVSIAAGPGAVTEVLVTAGTASASPNADGDYLLSLEPGTYTVTVSLTGYHADPIPNVTVLAGITTPDIDFALQMLPLQPPVNLAVDAVTGIFNWEQPASSHQYYPGSYKVFLDGALLGITEELDWTFTGLIPNTAYTAGVAGIYPTGESEPATLEFTFTGVGIEEPVPLVTKLHGNFPNPFNPTTTLHFSLEKSTFVSLEIFNVKGERVRQLVEAELDSGNHFRTWDGRDDANQPQGSGIYFYRFTAGDYRETSRMLLLK
- a CDS encoding SagB/ThcOx family dehydrogenase; this encodes MDMTNFEFIFHKVRGSSREEIMAELKLSAEEFDKLEQSCSAAVAEIKPELDRAATIGPDFVRLTRYVYGGSSDQEQGKPCPEAVKVRSGEIIQLPAVERIPVPELTLRQAISQRRSLRKYAAQALSLEELSFLLWASCWARDFRSGKNIEVTFRNVPSAGSRHPFECYLLINNVANLTPGLYWYHPLKHGLIRLEAPEDIAEQVLEGCMGQQMVADSAVTFILSARPYRAVWRYQQRSYRYLYVDAGHWGQNIHLAAEAVGAGACMIGAFMDEMMNASLGLDGEEEFVIYVAPVGKKEAGS
- a CDS encoding ATP-dependent 6-phosphofructokinase; translation: MKKRLLIVTGGGDCPGLNAVIRAIVKRAAFEPDWEVLGSIDAFNGILLDPMQLVELTPKTVAGIHVQGGTIIGTTNRGGPFNWPVQNPDGSWTTMDRSADLIERLRAQNISAVINIGGDGSQRISQGLYELGCPVIGVPKTIDNDLSDTDFTFGFQTAVDAATDAVDKLVTTAASHHRVLILEVMGRYAGWIALHASIAGGAEVCLIPEIDYDITSVMEALNRRITSGKGFANIVIAEGAKPLAGTMSYTAREDPGAMPIRLGGAGLRLSQELKDAGCSIEIRETILGHLQRGGRPNSFDRVLASQFGVMAFEMVLQQKWGQMASYRHPEIVAVPLADAIKTYNHVDPESGLVRTARGLGICLGD
- the dxr gene encoding 1-deoxy-D-xylulose-5-phosphate reductoisomerase, encoding MVSKLALLGATGSIGSSTLAVLREQPSHITLSLVSAHTDAAKLAAICREFSVSTAILTGITDPAEQASLRQKYSDLKLYFGEEELLKALRDEDYDVALNAISGSAGLRASFAIAKKKARLALANKESLVMAGHLLMPLIEAHQVQLLPVDSEHSAIFQAIGAHSAHEIRHIHITASGGSFRDLPLEDFPRVTPQQALKHPNWSMGAKVTLDSATMFNKALEVMEARWLFGLPYERISAVLHPQSVIHSLVEFVDGSILAQLSAPDMKLPILYALSWPQRWPSSLVPTDLLSLSRLDFASVPPERYPLYYLGLEVAKSGGILPTVLNSANEAALRLFLEEKITFPQIHHICSATVETWPNKPEPSLEEIIEANRAVYQGTIEAHG